The Agromyces mariniharenae sequence CTGGACCGTCGCGGAGTAGAGCGCCTCCACCGCCTCGACGGGCAGCTCGACGCCGCCGGCGTTGACGACCCGCACGGTGAACGGCGCCGAGAACGTGGTGAGCGCCGCGCGCAACCGGCGCACGAGCACGGGCAGCCCCACGCGGTCGAGGGCGCGCGGCCCGGCGGCGCCCGCCTCGTCGAGGCGCTTCACCGCGTCACGGGCCATGCGCGCGGCGAGGTCCTGCTCCTCGGGCGACTCGGCGGCCGCCGCAGACAGGAGCGTCGTGAGCACGCTGTCGTGCACGAGCGCGTCGACCTTCACGCGCTCGTTCTCGGTCGCGTGCTGGCGCGCGGCGAGGTCGTAGCGCTGCAGGGCCGCCTCCTGCGCCGTGTCGACGGACTCTGCGGCCTGGCGCAGCATGACCACGATGATGAGCACCACGACGCCGAGGATGATCGCGTACATCGAGTTGAGCACCGCGAGGAGCGGGTCCACGGCGCCACCGGCGGGCAGCAGTCGGATGACGCCGTAGATCGTGGGCACGATGAGCGTGTACCCCGTCGCGACCGGCGCCGGCAGCGCGACCACCGCGGCCGTCGTGGCGACCGTGCAGATGTAGTAGAGCCACGGCGTCTGGCCGACGAGGGCGGCGGGATCGGCCACGAGGAAGGGCCAGGCGAGCAGCGCGAGCACGTACAGCGCGGCGAACGCGAACGCGGCGCCGCGCACGGCGAGCTTCGCGATCGAGGCGACGGCCACCGCGACGAGCGAGCCGTAGAGCACGGCCATGAGCGCGGCGCCCGCGCCCTCGATGAGCGCCGCCGACTGCTCGAGCGCGAGCGGCACGGTCTGCGCGCCGAACACGAGGCCGAAGAGTCCGAGCGCACGGCCCGAGATCGTCTCGACCTGCGCCCGGGTGACCGCGGTCCGACGGCGCGTCGCGAGTCGCGCGACCCGCCACTCAGCGGCGGGCATCCCCGCCTTCGACGTCGAGGCCCGGCAGGATGCCGTCCTCGACCGCGCGTCGCAGCAGGTCGACCTTCGTGGGCGCCGGCCGGCCGACCTCGACGTACTTGGCACGGATGCGGTCGAGGTACTCGCGCGCGGTCGAGTGCGCGATGCCGAGCTGCATGGCCACGAGCTTCAGCGGCAGTCCCGAGGCGTAGAGGTGCAGCACGTCGCGTTCGCGACGGCCGAGCTGGGCCTTCGCGAAGTCGCGGTCGGCCTCGATCGCGCTCGCCCACTCCACGTTGTTCAGCACCTCGCCGCGGGCGACGGTCGCGATCGCCGCGATGACGGTCGCCATGGGCGACGCCTTC is a genomic window containing:
- a CDS encoding sensor histidine kinase encodes the protein MPAAEWRVARLATRRRTAVTRAQVETISGRALGLFGLVFGAQTVPLALEQSAALIEGAGAALMAVLYGSLVAVAVASIAKLAVRGAAFAFAALYVLALLAWPFLVADPAALVGQTPWLYYICTVATTAAVVALPAPVATGYTLIVPTIYGVIRLLPAGGAVDPLLAVLNSMYAIILGVVVLIIVVMLRQAAESVDTAQEAALQRYDLAARQHATENERVKVDALVHDSVLTTLLSAAAAESPEEQDLAARMARDAVKRLDEAGAAGPRALDRVGLPVLVRRLRAALTTFSAPFTVRVVNAGGVELPVEAVEALYSATVQAMVNSMQHADEPGRSTRRELRIRGVRTGGAVIEVADNGVGFARDEVPEERLGLRVSIEERMANAGGAAEIASRPGHGTLVTVSWPSDAEGVGA
- a CDS encoding response regulator transcription factor, producing the protein MAATVAIVDDHEAVRLGLRAACRDAGYEVVAETSNVPELLAALDGRSCDVVVLDLSLGDGSSVTENVRAVLETGSAVLVHSIADRVAAVREALAAGAAGVIPKASPMATVIAAIATVARGEVLNNVEWASAIEADRDFAKAQLGRRERDVLHLYASGLPLKLVAMQLGIAHSTAREYLDRIRAKYVEVGRPAPTKVDLLRRAVEDGILPGLDVEGGDARR